The following coding sequences are from one Humulus lupulus chromosome X, drHumLupu1.1, whole genome shotgun sequence window:
- the LOC133806256 gene encoding floral homeotic protein AGAMOUS-like: protein MGRGKLKLELIPDEKSRKTTFIKRKKGIMKKAYEFSVLCDVDICLLVSDMESGRVLTQTRRGSWSSSKNQEDHPHPQGGTTILETYPPESDNVLRIIQKYQKALTQRASNKSYDLAGLLAERNKKVQTEISRCRKKYYAFKYPASTDLLEGFSADDLAKLYGRLGVKIETVKKIIEDKQKGKAPLKAMKNENVFRHYQPQQQLFPPMVKNPPRDEFDSSAFSLSNNSNSMMLKLLGGDNNQSCNATTSSSSNHEDQLKKDYFINGISTTIHTNNNNNMHNGYGTTGFGPGRVYHHHQDLMMLNNNICTKNVRHWRHPPLLATTCNTVR, encoded by the coding sequence ATGGGTCGTGGGAAACTGAAACTGGAATTAATCCCTGACGAGAAATCACGCAAAACAACatttatcaaaagaaaaaaaggGATCATGAAGAAAGCTTATGAATTCTCAGTCCTCTGCGATGTTGACATTTGCCTTCTCGTTTCGGATATGGAATCGGGTCGGGTCCTGACCCAAACAAGGCGCGGGTCGTGGTCGTCGTCGAAAAACCAGGAGGATCATCCTCATCCCCAAGGCGGCACTACGATACTCGAAACCTATCCACCGGAGAGCGACAACGTTTTGAGGATCATCCAAAAGTACCAGAAAGCCCTTACGCAAAGGGCTTCGAACAAGAGCTACGACCTGGCTGGTCTCCTGGCCGAGCGCAACAAAAAGGTCCAGACTGAGATCTCCCGCTGCAGGAAGAAGTATTACGCCTTCAAGTACCCGGCGTCTACCGACCTCCTCGAAGGCTTCTCTGCCGATGACCTTGCTAAGCTCTACGGTCGCCTCGGTGTAAAGATCGAAACTGTCAAGAAGATTATAGAGGATAAGCAGAAGGGAAAAGCACCACTCAAAGCCATGAAAAACGAGAATGTATTCCGTCATTATCAACCACAACAACAGCTCTTCCCGCCGATGGTGAAGAACCCGCCTCGTGATGAGTTCGATTCGAGTGCTTTTTCATTGAGTAATAATTCCAACTCTATGATGTTGAAGTTACTGGGTGGTGATAATAACCAGAGTTGTAATGCTACTACTAGTAGCAGCAGTAATCATGAGGATCAGTTAAAGAAAGACTACTTCATCAACGGTATTAGTACTACTATTcatactaataataataacaacatgcaCAATGGTTATGGCACTACCGGGTTTGGACCTGGTCGAGTTTACCATCATCATCAGGACTTGATGATGCTGAATAATAATATATGTACCAAAAATGTACGGCATTGGAGGCATCCACCTCTACTAGCGACAACATGCAATACAGTACGGTAA